In the genome of Flavobacterium panacagri, one region contains:
- the secA gene encoding preprotein translocase subunit SecA, translated as MSFINSIIKVFVGDKSQKDVKALQPYLNKIKTFEAPLMSLSNDELRGRTVFFKDKIKEARADKDAKIAALKAEVENIEDIDKREDLYDAIDALEKEAYEISEKTLLEILPEAFSVVKETARRFKENSHIEVTATAKDREFSAAKPYITIEGDKSIWANKWNAAGKDITWDMIHYDVQLIGGMVLHEGKVAEMQTGEGKTLVATLPLYLNALTGNGVHLVTVNDYLAKRDSTWKAPLFEFHGLSVDCIDNHQPSTEQRKKAYDADITYGTNNEFGFDYLRDNMAHSPSDLVQRKHNFAIVDEVDSVLIDDARTPLIISGPVPQGDRHEFNELKPKIENLVAQQRQLANGFLAEAKKLIKEGNTKDGGFLLLRAYRSLPKNKALIKFLSEEGIKQLLQKTENQYMQDNNREMHKVDEALYFVIEEKNNQVELTDNGIKYLSGDTDADFFVLPDIGTEIAAIEKQKLDKDAEAEAKERLFQDFGVKSERIHTLTQLLKAYALFEKDVEYVIMDNKIMIVDEQTGRIMDGRRYSDGLHQAIEAKENVKIEAATQTFATVTLQNYFRMYSKLAGMTGTAVTEAGELWQIYKLDVVEIPTNRGIARIDKEDYIYKTTREKFNAVIEDVTELSQAGRPVLIGTTSVEISELLSRMLKMRGITHNVLNAKMHKQEAQIVEEAGKAGVVTIATNMAGRGTDIKLSPEVKAAGGLAIVGTERHDSRRVDRQLRGRSGRQGDPGSSQFYVSLEDNLMRLFGSERVAKVMDRMGLKEGEVIQHSMMTKSIERAQKKVEENNFGVRKRLLEYDDVMNSQREVVYKRRRHALFGERLKLDIANMLYDTCELIVSNSKVTNDFKGYEFDLIRYFGITSPISEADFLKLSDIEVTGKVYKEALAFYTEKTERSAREAFPIIKGVYEEPNNHFERIVVPFTDGIKTLNVVTDLKKAYDSEGAQLIADFEKNITLSIVDEAWKKHLRKMDELKQSVQLAVHEQKDPLLIYKLEAFNLFRGMLDNVNKEVISFLFKGDLPAQNTPEIHEAREVRQKENFKLSKDEIPNSEEMNREAGETQQRQVTETIVRDMPKINRNDTVTVQEVATGKTETMKFKKAESLLAAGTWVLVNE; from the coding sequence ATGAGTTTCATAAACAGTATTATTAAAGTCTTTGTGGGTGATAAATCACAGAAAGATGTCAAAGCTTTACAACCTTACTTAAATAAAATTAAAACATTCGAAGCTCCCTTAATGAGTCTATCTAACGACGAATTGAGAGGAAGAACTGTTTTTTTTAAAGATAAAATAAAAGAAGCTAGAGCTGACAAAGATGCTAAAATTGCTGCGCTTAAAGCGGAAGTAGAAAACATCGAAGACATCGACAAAAGAGAAGATCTTTATGATGCTATAGATGCCCTTGAAAAAGAAGCTTATGAAATCTCTGAGAAAACTTTATTGGAAATTCTTCCAGAAGCTTTTTCTGTAGTAAAAGAAACGGCTCGTCGTTTCAAAGAAAACTCTCATATTGAAGTTACTGCAACTGCAAAAGACCGTGAATTCTCAGCAGCAAAACCTTATATTACTATTGAAGGCGACAAATCGATTTGGGCTAACAAATGGAATGCTGCCGGAAAAGACATCACTTGGGACATGATTCACTATGATGTTCAATTGATTGGTGGTATGGTTTTACACGAAGGTAAAGTTGCCGAAATGCAAACGGGAGAAGGTAAAACTTTGGTTGCTACTCTTCCTCTTTACTTAAACGCTTTGACTGGAAATGGAGTTCACTTAGTAACTGTGAATGACTACTTAGCAAAACGTGATAGCACATGGAAAGCACCTTTGTTCGAATTCCACGGTTTATCTGTTGATTGTATCGATAATCACCAGCCAAGTACAGAACAAAGAAAAAAAGCATACGACGCTGATATCACTTACGGAACCAATAATGAATTTGGTTTTGACTACTTAAGAGATAACATGGCACACTCTCCTAGTGATTTAGTTCAGAGAAAACACAATTTTGCCATTGTCGACGAGGTTGACTCTGTATTAATTGATGATGCTAGAACACCGCTTATTATTTCAGGTCCAGTTCCTCAGGGAGATCGTCATGAATTTAACGAATTGAAACCAAAAATCGAAAACTTAGTTGCGCAACAACGTCAGTTAGCGAATGGTTTCTTAGCTGAAGCTAAAAAATTAATCAAAGAAGGAAATACTAAAGATGGAGGTTTCTTATTATTAAGAGCTTACAGATCTTTACCTAAAAATAAAGCATTAATTAAATTTTTAAGTGAAGAAGGAATTAAACAATTGCTTCAAAAAACTGAAAATCAATACATGCAGGATAACAATCGCGAAATGCATAAAGTGGATGAAGCTTTGTATTTTGTGATTGAAGAAAAAAACAATCAAGTTGAGTTAACAGACAATGGTATTAAATACCTTTCTGGAGATACTGATGCCGATTTCTTCGTTTTACCAGACATCGGAACAGAAATCGCTGCTATTGAAAAACAAAAATTAGACAAAGACGCTGAAGCGGAAGCTAAAGAAAGATTATTCCAGGACTTTGGAGTAAAAAGCGAGCGTATTCATACTCTTACTCAGCTTTTAAAAGCATACGCTTTATTCGAAAAAGATGTAGAGTATGTGATCATGGACAACAAAATTATGATTGTCGATGAGCAAACAGGTCGTATCATGGATGGTCGTCGTTATTCTGACGGATTACACCAAGCAATTGAAGCAAAAGAAAACGTAAAAATCGAAGCTGCAACACAAACATTTGCAACTGTTACATTACAGAATTATTTCAGAATGTACAGCAAATTAGCTGGTATGACAGGTACTGCTGTTACAGAAGCTGGAGAGTTATGGCAGATTTACAAATTAGACGTTGTTGAAATCCCAACTAACCGTGGAATTGCAAGAATTGACAAAGAAGATTATATCTACAAAACTACACGTGAAAAATTCAACGCTGTAATTGAAGATGTTACTGAATTATCACAGGCTGGAAGACCAGTATTGATTGGAACAACTTCTGTAGAGATTTCAGAATTATTAAGCCGTATGCTTAAGATGAGAGGAATCACGCACAACGTATTGAATGCTAAAATGCACAAGCAAGAGGCGCAAATCGTTGAAGAAGCTGGTAAAGCTGGAGTTGTAACAATTGCAACAAACATGGCTGGTCGTGGTACCGATATTAAATTATCTCCAGAAGTAAAAGCTGCTGGAGGTTTAGCAATCGTTGGTACAGAACGTCATGATTCTCGTCGTGTAGACAGACAGTTACGTGGTCGTTCTGGTCGTCAGGGAGATCCAGGAAGTTCTCAGTTCTATGTTTCTCTTGAAGATAACTTAATGCGTTTATTCGGTTCTGAAAGAGTGGCGAAAGTTATGGACAGAATGGGATTGAAAGAAGGTGAAGTGATTCAGCATTCTATGATGACTAAATCGATCGAACGTGCTCAGAAAAAAGTAGAAGAAAACAACTTTGGTGTTCGTAAACGTTTATTAGAATATGATGACGTAATGAACTCACAGCGTGAAGTAGTTTACAAACGTCGTCGTCATGCCTTATTTGGTGAGCGTTTGAAACTGGATATCGCTAATATGCTTTATGATACCTGCGAATTAATCGTAAGCAATAGTAAAGTGACAAATGATTTCAAAGGATATGAATTTGATTTAATTCGTTATTTTGGAATTACATCTCCAATTTCTGAGGCTGATTTCTTGAAATTATCTGACATTGAAGTTACTGGAAAAGTATACAAAGAAGCTTTAGCTTTCTACACTGAAAAAACAGAAAGAAGTGCTAGAGAAGCTTTCCCAATCATAAAAGGAGTTTATGAAGAGCCAAACAATCATTTCGAAAGAATTGTGGTTCCATTTACAGACGGAATCAAAACTTTGAACGTGGTAACTGACTTGAAAAAAGCTTACGATAGCGAAGGCGCTCAATTAATTGCTGATTTCGAGAAAAATATCACACTTTCTATTGTGGATGAAGCTTGGAAAAAACACTTACGCAAAATGGACGAATTGAAACAATCGGTTCAATTAGCTGTTCACGAGCAAAAAGATCCATTGCTTATCTACAAATTAGAAGCATTCAACTTATTTAGAGGAATGTTGGACAACGTTAATAAAGAAGTTATTTCATTCTTATTCAAAGGAGATTTGCCAGCTCAAAACACACCTGAAATTCACGAAGCAAGAGAAGTACGTCAAAAAGAAAACTTTAAATTAAGCAAAGACGAAATTCCAAACAGCGAAGAAATGAACCGCGAAGCTGGAGAAACGCAACAGCGTCAAGTTACAGAAACTATTGTGAGAGATATGCCAAAAATCAATCGTAACGATACTGTAACAGTTCAAGAAGTTGCTACTGGTAAAACAGAAACAATGAAATTCAAAAAAGCAGAAAGTTTGTTAGCTGCTGGAACTTGGGTTTTAGTTAATGAATAA
- a CDS encoding aspartyl/asparaginyl beta-hydroxylase domain-containing protein has product MNPSSCQLPISFSIEKLQNDLVTCETNLWTPHFNINRYEGKWTSVSLRSQSGLETDILSFPDKEYKNTPLLDSCSYFKEIMDWFKCEKEAVRLLRLGPQSEIKEHVDNDTSYEDGFFRIHIPIITNSEVYFYVDQKIVPMKMGECWYANFQLPHSVQNKSTEPRIHLTLDCIRNDWSDELFSKMGFDVNFMPNEQLSDEVKHQIIAELSRNPSEISSKIIADLQSQMNL; this is encoded by the coding sequence ATGAATCCTTCTTCCTGCCAGCTTCCAATTTCTTTTTCGATAGAAAAACTGCAAAACGATTTAGTGACTTGCGAGACTAATCTGTGGACACCGCATTTTAATATCAATCGCTATGAAGGAAAATGGACCAGTGTTTCTTTGCGGTCACAATCGGGATTAGAAACTGATATTCTTTCTTTTCCTGATAAAGAATATAAAAATACACCTTTGCTTGACAGCTGTTCTTATTTTAAAGAAATAATGGATTGGTTTAAGTGCGAAAAAGAAGCGGTGAGATTATTAAGACTCGGGCCTCAAAGCGAAATTAAAGAACATGTTGATAATGACACTTCATATGAAGATGGTTTTTTCAGGATTCATATTCCTATTATTACGAATTCTGAAGTTTATTTTTATGTAGACCAGAAAATAGTCCCAATGAAAATGGGAGAGTGCTGGTATGCTAATTTTCAATTACCGCATAGTGTACAGAATAAAAGTACGGAACCTAGAATTCACCTAACGCTGGATTGCATAAGAAATGATTGGTCTGATGAATTGTTTTCTAAAATGGGTTTTGATGTGAATTTTATGCCAAATGAGCAGCTTTCAGATGAGGTAAAACACCAGATTATTGCAGAGCTTTCTAGAAATCCATCTGAAATTAGTTCTAAAATTATTGCAGATCTTCAATCACAAATGAACTTATAA
- a CDS encoding cob(I)yrinic acid a,c-diamide adenosyltransferase has product MKVYTKTGDKGTTALFGGTRVPKDHIRIDSYGTVDELNSYIGLIRDQEIDSHYKTILIEIQDRLFTVGAILATPQEKEVLKNGELRLKNLGIIDSDIQLLENEIDKMDQSLPPMTHFVLPGGHPTVSHCHIARCICRRAERLAVHLSHNEHVPEIAIMYLNRLSDYLFVLARKLSSDLKAEEVKWIPRK; this is encoded by the coding sequence ATGAAAGTATATACCAAAACCGGCGATAAAGGTACAACAGCTCTTTTTGGAGGAACCCGCGTACCGAAAGACCACATTAGAATTGACAGTTACGGAACCGTTGATGAACTTAATTCATACATTGGATTAATTCGTGATCAAGAAATAGATTCACATTACAAAACCATTTTAATCGAAATTCAGGACCGTCTTTTTACGGTAGGCGCCATTTTGGCAACTCCTCAAGAAAAAGAAGTCTTAAAAAACGGAGAACTTCGCTTAAAAAATCTTGGCATAATCGATTCTGACATCCAATTACTCGAAAACGAAATAGATAAGATGGATCAAAGTCTCCCTCCAATGACTCATTTTGTTTTGCCTGGCGGACATCCGACCGTGTCACATTGTCATATAGCACGCTGTATTTGCCGTAGAGCCGAGCGTTTGGCAGTACATTTAAGCCATAATGAACACGTTCCAGAAATCGCAATTATGTACTTAAACCGACTTTCTGACTACCTTTTTGTCTTGGCACGAAAGTTGTCGTCAGACCTTAAAGCGGAGGAAGTGAAATGGATTCCGCGTAAGTAA
- a CDS encoding sulfotransferase family protein, translating to MEVIQHFISNWIPIKLIEKENEVYFEWIYFSDIPFAEPFFEETIAKCKSHSYNSKHFKVVSTAENLIDWSKELDFVELKGLVFHVSRCGSTMLSQSLATSPENIMVSEAPIIDEILRSNAFDADVKTVLLKSAIRLLGQKRFPEQNNLIIKLDAWSIFKASYLRSVFPEVPFALLYRNPEEVLRSHQKHAGMHMVPSIIPSSVFGITTKEIEEINFWQYQALVLEKYFQGFLDFYETDCNVIILNYNDGMKNVIERFISFINASFSESEWNGMLERLKKHSKNESTVFSGDSYKDDNLSANLTKVKMLYEKLHANFIEDLAR from the coding sequence ATGGAAGTTATACAGCATTTTATTTCAAATTGGATTCCAATTAAATTAATTGAAAAAGAAAATGAAGTCTATTTTGAATGGATTTATTTTTCAGATATTCCTTTTGCAGAACCTTTTTTTGAAGAAACAATTGCGAAATGCAAAAGCCATAGTTATAATTCAAAACATTTTAAAGTAGTAAGTACAGCGGAGAATCTGATCGATTGGTCTAAAGAACTCGATTTTGTCGAACTGAAAGGATTGGTTTTTCATGTGTCAAGATGCGGATCAACTATGTTGAGTCAGTCTCTTGCTACTTCGCCAGAAAACATTATGGTTTCTGAAGCTCCTATTATCGATGAGATTCTAAGAAGTAATGCTTTTGATGCAGATGTTAAGACCGTTTTGTTGAAATCGGCTATCAGATTGCTTGGTCAAAAAAGATTTCCTGAACAAAATAACCTTATTATAAAGCTGGATGCTTGGAGTATTTTTAAGGCTTCTTATTTGAGATCGGTTTTTCCTGAAGTCCCTTTTGCTTTATTGTACCGAAACCCAGAAGAGGTTTTAAGATCGCATCAAAAGCACGCGGGCATGCATATGGTTCCTAGTATAATTCCGTCGAGTGTTTTTGGGATTACTACCAAAGAGATTGAAGAGATAAATTTTTGGCAATATCAAGCTTTGGTTCTAGAAAAATATTTTCAAGGTTTTCTAGATTTTTATGAAACAGATTGCAATGTAATAATACTTAATTATAATGACGGAATGAAAAATGTCATTGAACGATTTATATCTTTTATAAATGCCAGTTTTTCTGAAAGTGAATGGAATGGGATGTTGGAACGTCTTAAAAAACATTCTAAAAATGAAAGTACTGTTTTTAGTGGGGATTCTTATAAAGATGATAATTTATCTGCGAATTTGACAAAGGTTAAAATGCTATATGAAAAGCTTCACGCGAATTTCATTGAAGATTTAGCACGTTGA
- the purB gene encoding adenylosuccinate lyase: MTTLNELNAISPIDGRYRNKTQNLAPFFSEEALIKYRVLVEVEYFIALCQIPLPQLQGIDASLFESLRNIYKNFSTEDALWIKETEKVTNHDVKAVEYFIKDAFEKLGLSQYKEFIHFGLTSQDINNTAIPLSTKEAFEQVYMPTLVAVIAKLKELSVEWKDIPMLARTHGQPASPTRLGKEILVFVERLEEQMRLLFNVPFAAKFGGATGNFNAHHVAYPQIDWKQFGNKFVETDLGLQHSFPTTQIEHYDHFAAFFDALKRINTIIIDLDRDIWTYVSMDYFKQKIKAGEIGSSAMPHKVNPIDFENSEGNLGIANAIFEHLSAKLPISRLQRDLTDSTVLRNVGVPFGHTIIAFEATLKGLNKLLLNESKFAEDLERNWAVVAEAIQTILRREAYPNPYEALKGLTRTNEAIDKNAIHNFIATLEVSDAVRAELLAITPSNYTGI, from the coding sequence ATGACTACTCTAAACGAATTGAATGCTATTTCTCCAATTGATGGAAGATATAGAAATAAAACTCAAAATTTAGCCCCTTTTTTCTCTGAAGAAGCTTTAATAAAATATCGTGTTTTAGTTGAAGTGGAATACTTCATTGCTTTATGCCAAATTCCATTACCTCAACTACAAGGTATTGACGCTAGTTTGTTTGAAAGCTTGAGAAACATCTACAAAAACTTTTCTACAGAAGATGCACTTTGGATTAAAGAAACAGAAAAAGTAACCAACCACGACGTAAAAGCGGTAGAATACTTTATCAAAGATGCTTTTGAAAAATTAGGTTTATCTCAATACAAAGAGTTCATTCACTTCGGATTGACGTCTCAAGATATCAATAATACTGCTATTCCGCTTTCGACAAAAGAAGCATTTGAGCAAGTTTATATGCCAACTTTAGTTGCTGTAATTGCCAAATTAAAAGAATTAAGCGTTGAATGGAAGGATATTCCAATGCTGGCACGTACACACGGACAACCTGCCTCTCCTACTCGTTTAGGAAAAGAGATTTTGGTTTTCGTAGAGCGTTTAGAAGAGCAGATGCGTTTGTTATTTAATGTTCCATTTGCAGCTAAATTTGGTGGTGCAACTGGAAACTTCAATGCACATCATGTAGCGTATCCGCAAATTGACTGGAAACAGTTCGGAAATAAATTTGTTGAAACAGATCTTGGTTTACAGCATTCCTTCCCAACAACACAAATTGAGCATTACGATCATTTTGCTGCTTTTTTCGATGCTTTAAAAAGAATCAATACTATTATTATAGACTTAGACCGTGATATTTGGACGTATGTATCAATGGACTATTTCAAACAAAAAATCAAAGCTGGCGAAATTGGTTCTTCTGCAATGCCACACAAAGTAAATCCAATTGACTTTGAAAACTCTGAAGGAAACTTAGGAATTGCAAATGCTATTTTCGAACATCTTTCAGCAAAATTACCAATCTCACGATTACAGCGTGATTTAACTGACAGTACGGTTTTACGTAATGTTGGAGTTCCATTCGGACATACTATTATTGCTTTTGAGGCAACTCTAAAAGGGTTGAATAAATTACTTTTAAACGAAAGTAAATTTGCTGAAGATTTAGAAAGAAACTGGGCAGTTGTGGCTGAAGCAATTCAGACTATTTTACGTCGCGAAGCGTATCCAAACCCTTACGAAGCTTTAAAAGGCCTAACAAGAACAAATGAAGCTATTGATAAAAATGCAATTCATAATTTTATTGCAACTTTAGAAGTTTCAGATGCTGTTAGAGCAGAATTATTAGCAATAACTCCTAGTAATTACACAGGAATCTAA
- the cysC gene encoding adenylyl-sulfate kinase, whose amino-acid sequence MILIQFTGLSGSGKTTLAENVKHLLLQNNYEAEIVDGDVYRQTICKDLGFSKEDRCENVRRLFTVGRNLIVENKIVLMSVINPYENLRNELRSFEFVRTVFLDCSITNLIERDPKGLYKRALLPDHDQNKIRSFTGISDVFEIPEKADLVLKTDSETVSISAHKLYNFIISNLNF is encoded by the coding sequence ATGATTTTAATTCAATTTACAGGACTTTCTGGTTCAGGAAAAACAACGTTGGCAGAAAATGTCAAGCATCTGCTGCTTCAAAACAATTATGAAGCAGAAATAGTAGACGGCGATGTTTACCGACAGACAATTTGTAAAGATTTAGGATTTTCTAAAGAAGACCGTTGTGAAAATGTAAGACGTCTTTTTACTGTTGGCCGAAATTTAATCGTAGAAAATAAGATTGTTTTAATGTCGGTTATCAATCCGTATGAAAATCTTCGTAATGAATTACGTTCTTTCGAATTCGTTAGGACGGTTTTCCTAGATTGTTCTATTACTAATTTAATTGAAAGAGACCCAAAAGGGTTGTATAAAAGAGCATTATTGCCAGACCATGATCAAAATAAAATTCGAAGTTTTACGGGGATAAGTGACGTTTTTGAAATTCCAGAAAAAGCAGATTTGGTCTTAAAAACAGATTCTGAAACCGTTTCGATTTCTGCCCATAAACTGTACAATTTTATAATTAGCAATTTAAATTTTTAA
- a CDS encoding TrmH family RNA methyltransferase, protein MIDLDYLAFLENILTDNRKANFLKVLENRTKHFTVAVEDVYQMHNTSAVMRSCEVFGIQELNVIEQRFGKRIDKEIALGAQKWVDINRFDSVSGCLSDLKSKGYQIIATTPHEKDCMLEDFDISKPSALFFGTEKEGLSKEIMDNADGFLKIPMVGFTESLNISVSAAIIIQSLTNRLRRSDIDWKLTDEEILVKRLLWAKNSIKDIKRIEERYYQDNPR, encoded by the coding sequence ATGATTGATTTAGATTATCTCGCATTCTTAGAAAACATACTAACTGATAATAGAAAAGCTAATTTTTTAAAAGTACTAGAAAATAGAACAAAACATTTTACAGTTGCAGTTGAAGATGTTTACCAGATGCATAATACAAGTGCAGTAATGCGAAGCTGTGAAGTTTTTGGAATTCAGGAATTAAATGTAATTGAACAGCGTTTTGGAAAAAGAATCGACAAAGAAATTGCTTTAGGTGCACAAAAATGGGTTGATATCAATCGATTTGATTCGGTTTCAGGATGTCTTTCTGATTTGAAAAGTAAAGGTTATCAAATCATTGCGACGACGCCACACGAAAAAGATTGTATGCTGGAAGATTTTGATATTTCAAAACCAAGTGCTTTATTCTTTGGAACCGAAAAAGAAGGATTGTCAAAAGAAATTATGGATAATGCCGATGGATTTTTAAAAATTCCAATGGTCGGTTTTACAGAAAGTTTGAATATTTCAGTTTCAGCAGCTATTATTATCCAAAGTTTAACCAATAGACTCCGCCGATCTGATATTGATTGGAAGTTAACAGATGAAGAAATTCTAGTTAAACGTTTGCTTTGGGCGAAGAATTCAATTAAAGACATTAAGAGAATAGAAGAACGTTATTATCAGGATAATCCGCGATAA
- a CDS encoding SIR2 family NAD-dependent protein deacylase, producing MKKKLVVLTGAGISAESGIKTFRDSDGLWEGHDVMEVATPEGWHKNQELVLDFYNKRRQQLKEVNPNLGHSILAELEKDFDVYVITQNVDDLHERAGSTKVLHLHGELLKVRSVRDKNLILDWTEDLNTGDLDANGNQLRPHIVWFGEEVPALEEAIDITETADYFAVIGTSLQVYPAAGLTAYVPSTTPIFYIDPKPIAIPNIRNKVETIAKFASEGVADLRTRLNSF from the coding sequence ATGAAAAAGAAACTTGTAGTATTAACCGGAGCCGGAATCAGTGCTGAAAGCGGTATCAAAACCTTTCGCGACAGTGATGGTTTGTGGGAAGGACATGATGTAATGGAAGTCGCAACTCCTGAAGGCTGGCATAAAAATCAAGAATTAGTTTTGGATTTTTATAACAAACGCCGTCAGCAGTTAAAAGAAGTCAATCCGAATTTAGGACATAGTATTCTGGCTGAGCTGGAAAAAGATTTTGATGTTTACGTTATCACTCAAAATGTTGACGATTTACACGAACGTGCCGGAAGCACAAAGGTTTTACATTTGCATGGAGAATTATTAAAAGTTCGAAGTGTTCGGGATAAAAATCTAATTTTAGACTGGACAGAAGATTTAAACACTGGAGATCTTGATGCAAACGGAAATCAACTGAGGCCTCACATTGTTTGGTTTGGTGAAGAAGTTCCAGCATTGGAAGAAGCAATTGACATAACCGAAACTGCAGATTATTTTGCCGTAATTGGGACTTCGCTTCAAGTTTATCCTGCCGCAGGATTGACAGCTTATGTTCCGAGTACAACTCCTATTTTTTACATTGATCCCAAACCAATTGCAATTCCAAATATCCGAAATAAAGTAGAAACGATTGCCAAATTTGCATCTGAAGGAGTTGCTGATTTGAGAACACGATTAAATTCATTTTGA
- a CDS encoding DUF2795 domain-containing protein, giving the protein MYWTLELASYLSDAPWPANKDELIDYAIRAGAPLEVVENLQSIEDEGEIYESMEEIWPDYPTDEDYLWNEDEY; this is encoded by the coding sequence ATGTATTGGACATTAGAATTAGCATCTTATTTAAGTGATGCGCCATGGCCTGCTAACAAAGATGAACTTATTGACTACGCGATTAGAGCAGGTGCTCCATTAGAAGTAGTAGAAAACCTTCAGTCTATCGAAGATGAAGGCGAGATATATGAATCAATGGAAGAAATTTGGCCTGATTATCCAACAGACGAAGATTATCTTTGGAATGAGGATGAATATTAA